GGTATACGTTGTCCAGCAGAAGATAGACGGTGTTGCAGTCAGCCTGCGATACGAAGACGGGGTCTTTACTAGAGGTGTAACCCGTGGCGACGGTCTCACTGGCGATGATATTACCGCCAACCTGCGTACCGTAAAGTGGATCCCATTGAAGTTGCTCGAAGGGCCTTTATCCAAAGGGGTGCTGATAGTCAGGGGAGAGGTCTACATGCCCAAAGATGAGTTTGAGCGCATCAACAAAGAGAGAGACGAGCAGGGGCTTGATGTGTTCGCCAACCCCCGCAACTGTACCGCAGGAAGCCTCAAACTCCTTGACTCCCGCCAGGTGGCTAAACGTAAGCTTGCTTTCATGACGCACTCGCCCCTGCGGCCTGAGGGATGGAAGTCAGACTCGCTATACGATCTGCTTGAGGCAATAAAACAAGCAGGAATCCCGATCATTCCCAATATGTGCTGCTGCGAGAATCTGGATGAGGTAATCCGCTATATAGAGGACTGGGAGGAGAAGCGCCACGACGTGGGATATGCCGTAGACGGCGTGGTCATAAAGGTTGATTCCATCTCTGCCCAGGCAGAGCTCGGTCACACCGCAAAGTCGCCGCGCTGGTCGGTGGCGTATAAGTATCAGCCGGAACAGGCGACCACGAAGCTTTTAGATATCCAGCTCAACGTAAGCCGGACAGGTTCGGTCAACCCTGTTGCAATACTTGATCCTGTCTTCATCTCAGGCACCACCGTTTCAAGGGCAGGCCTGTTTAACGAAAACGAGATAAAGCGCAAGGATCTGCGAATCGGCGACTGGGTGCTTGTAGAGAAGGGTGGCGAGATCATCCCCCAGGTGATAAAGTCCATACCTGAGCGCCGCGACGGTTCAGAGCGCGAGTTCCGCATGCCTGAGCGCTGTCCGGTATGCGGTTCTGAGCTTGAACGATACGAGGGCGAGGTGGCCTGGCGCTGCATCAACCGGGATTGTCCGGCCATACTCAAGGCATCGCTGGCTTTATATGCATCCAGAGGAGCCGCCGATATCGAAGGGATGGGATACATGCTCATCGTGCAGCTGGTGGATAAAGGTCTGGTAAAGAGCATCGCCGACATCTACGATCTGACCAGAGAAGAGTTGATTGCGCTCGAGCGGATGGGTGCCAAGTCGACCGACTACCTCCTTAGGGGGATAGAAGGGAGCAAGCACCGTCCGTTCGAGCGCATCCTTTTCGGGTTAGGCATAAGGTTCGTGGGCGCCACCGGTGCCCGGGCGCTGGTCGGACATTTCAGTGACATCGATGAGCTGATGGATGCCGATATCGACGAGCTATCAGAGATTGAAGGCATCGGCCCTGTAACCGCGCAGAGCATAAGGGATTTCTTTGATAATTCCCGCAACCTTGAGCTTATCGAACGACTGCGCAAGGCAGGGGTGAACTTTTCCACTGAAACGATCGAGGTTACCGATCAGAGCTTTGCCGGACTTTCATTCGTGTTCACCGGCGGGCTTGAGAAGATGAGCCGGGAAAAAGCAGGTCAGGAGGTCTTAAAGCGCGGCGGAAAGGTCTCCTCATCGGTTTCGAAAAAAACCGACTACGTCATAGCAGGCGTCGACCCAGGCTCAAAGTTTAAGAAGGCCAATGGATTAGGTGTAAAGATCATATCCGAAGAGGAGTTCCTAAAGCTCCTCGAGGGCAAATAAGTTGAGAAACTACGTGAGGATGTTATGCTATCCGCAAGAAAATCAGGGGCTTATGTGTTTGTCTGGATCGTGGGGTTGGCTGTGTGTGTTATGGGTGTTACGGGTGTTACGGGTGTTATGGGTACGGGGTGTGGAGGGAAGATGAAAGGGGAAGAACGTCCCGATCCTTATCAGACTGCGCGTGAGCAGATGGTAAGGGTGCAGCTTGAGGCCAGGGACATCACCGATGAACGGGTGCTTACCGCGTTTCGCAAGGTGCCACGTCATGTCTTTGTCCCGGATTCCTATCAAACAAGCGCTTACGGCGATTTTCCACTTCCCATAGGCGAGGACCAGACCATCTCCCAGCCCTATATGGTGGCGTTGATGACTCAGCTTCTGGAGCTTAAGGGTACAGAAAAGGTGCTTGAGGTAGGCACCGGCTCAGGCTACCAGGCCGCGATCCTTGGCGAGCTGGCAGCCGAGGTATACACGATAGAGCTTCTTTCCGGGCTTGCCGAGACCGCTGAGAAGCGCCTTGATTCGCTCGGATACACCAATGTGCACGTGAAGGCGGGCGACGGGTATCTCGGCTGGCCTGAGGCCGCACCGTTTGAGGGAATCATAATCACCTGCGCGCCGAAAAAGCTTCCCCAGCCTCTTGTGGAACAACTTGCGATAGGGGGGAGGCTTGTGGTTCCCATCGGCCCTCAACACCGCGCTCAGACCTTGACTATCTACACCAAGCAAGATACGGGCCTGGCTAAACGCTACGAGGGCGGCTGCTACTTCGTGCCCATGCGCGGGATGATAGAGAAGGATTAGTTGCTCCAACGTTCTGTGTCTACAAAAACGATCCTGACGCATCCTTCTATGTTTCTTGAGATACTGTAGGGGCAAGGCATGCCTTGCCCTCTACAAGTATTGTAGCACAGGCTGGAGAGCCTGTGCTACACGGACTCTGTTGTGTCCTCCGTCATCAATCTCCACAACCAGCTTAGCTCCATGACAATAAAAGTCAACTATGTACTTATTAATAGGATGTTGACGTCTGAATTTGGCTCCTAATAAACGACGGTTTCTAAGACACGTCCATATTTTTGCTTCTGTGGTTGTTTGTCTCTTTCGTAGCATTCGACATAATCTAAGTATTCTCGCAGGGAGAATCTTACCCTCACCCTTTATCCCTCTCCCAGAGGGAGAGGGAATCTTAGAATCCGCCACCATATTCCTAGGATACCTGTAAGTTGCTTTTAGTCAACACTGCAATCCCACCTTGTTGTTGATATCGTAGAGGCAAGGCATGCCCTGTTCTCGAAGGAAGATTGATAATTGACATCCGTCCGAATCTCCGTATCACTCGAAAAGGAGGGCCGATGATAGGAGTAAAGAACCAGGAGGAGTTCAAGAAAGAGGTGCTGGGGATTGAGGTGCCGGTCGTGGTTGACTTCCGGGCAAGCTGGTGCCAGCCCTGCAAGATACCGGGTCCGATCTTTCTGCCGATTACTAGGGCGGCTGCTACTTCCTGCTCATGCGGGGAATGATTGAAGAGAAGTAGTATCTATGGCCTTGGGATAGCGAAGTCTACGCTGATCTGAAACGACCTTAAAGAATCATATAGAACTCGATACGCGACGGAATCGTTTATCTCCCAGTTTCTTGGCGACCAGGTCTTAAACCATTCGAAGAAGAGATAACCCTGTAACTTACAAAGATAAAGATAATAGCAATCAGATGACTTGCCGGCGGCTTCGAGCGAATCATAGGTATTATACATCCACGAACGCATGCTGGTGCTCCACCACCTGTCACTCATATCAGGAAAGGAATCCTTAACCGCCTGGTAGTAAGCCCAACGGGCGGCCTCAAGGATATCAATCTCCTCGGCGGTAAGGGATCCAAGAAGGATCGTGGAGTCGAAGACGAAGATCTGCAGGGAATCAACTTCAGGTCGCCCGATATCTTGCCTGACCTCTTCAGGGGTAGGCCATTCACTTCTAACCTCCTGCCTCGGAGCACACGCTAAAGCGACCATAGAAAGAAGGATAAGCCGTTTCATGGTATCCTCCTATCTATATTAGTATAGTAAAGTAAAC
The DNA window shown above is from candidate division TA06 bacterium B3_TA06 and carries:
- a CDS encoding DNA ligase (NAD(+)) LigA, whose product is MDKDDARRQIEKLREKINYHNHRYYVLADPVISDAEYDALMKRLADLEKEFPDLVTPDSPTRRVGGQPLEGFEQVRHEVRMMSLDNTYSKEELAEFDRRVRQAVGDQVYVVQQKIDGVAVSLRYEDGVFTRGVTRGDGLTGDDITANLRTVKWIPLKLLEGPLSKGVLIVRGEVYMPKDEFERINKERDEQGLDVFANPRNCTAGSLKLLDSRQVAKRKLAFMTHSPLRPEGWKSDSLYDLLEAIKQAGIPIIPNMCCCENLDEVIRYIEDWEEKRHDVGYAVDGVVIKVDSISAQAELGHTAKSPRWSVAYKYQPEQATTKLLDIQLNVSRTGSVNPVAILDPVFISGTTVSRAGLFNENEIKRKDLRIGDWVLVEKGGEIIPQVIKSIPERRDGSEREFRMPERCPVCGSELERYEGEVAWRCINRDCPAILKASLALYASRGAADIEGMGYMLIVQLVDKGLVKSIADIYDLTREELIALERMGAKSTDYLLRGIEGSKHRPFERILFGLGIRFVGATGARALVGHFSDIDELMDADIDELSEIEGIGPVTAQSIRDFFDNSRNLELIERLRKAGVNFSTETIEVTDQSFAGLSFVFTGGLEKMSREKAGQEVLKRGGKVSSSVSKKTDYVIAGVDPGSKFKKANGLGVKIISEEEFLKLLEGK
- a CDS encoding protein-L-isoaspartate O-methyltransferase, which encodes MGVTGVTGVMGTGCGGKMKGEERPDPYQTAREQMVRVQLEARDITDERVLTAFRKVPRHVFVPDSYQTSAYGDFPLPIGEDQTISQPYMVALMTQLLELKGTEKVLEVGTGSGYQAAILGELAAEVYTIELLSGLAETAEKRLDSLGYTNVHVKAGDGYLGWPEAAPFEGIIITCAPKKLPQPLVEQLAIGGRLVVPIGPQHRAQTLTIYTKQDTGLAKRYEGGCYFVPMRGMIEKD